The following proteins are encoded in a genomic region of Devosia lucknowensis:
- the cobN gene encoding cobaltochelatase subunit CobN yields the protein MHLLSAQAGAIQQEGEAIDLAQSPGAYIFASSADSELAMLAGAVDRAGETGLRLANTLRLVNNLSVDMWLEQTVAHARLVVLRLIGGAAYFQYGVDELTALCANRRIPLVLLPGDANPDPILQARSTVHPDDWTTLHRLFISGGPDNADAILAAFAALAAPNPLGERSAAQPPGEGALLPNIEVKPFPRFGLWHPKTGMTNEGDLRALYPPSSGAARHLLPQGEKGGAGAETRAVPPSPLVGEGARRAGEGAFSSITQYIPILFYRAALEGAGTATLEALIAELESHGLAPVPLLVSSLKEAACVRFVQNALAAFPPSAIFNLTAFALGVADLDDKANPFSGTDAPVIQLIQSGRSESQWAADPQGLSSKDMAMYLVMPEVDGRIGGLLVGHKADAVWHERTQCPLSAYAPDAGGIRRAVDLAFNWSRLRATPHAGRRIAMVLANYPIRDGRLANGVGYDAPESTVRMLMALAEAGYNLSPPSPVGGGDEGGGPSAGHPIYPRSSVDLISRFQSGPTNAHPQRGTADAVLPLAQYAALFATLPDEIRTAVTARWGDPATDPFIRENAFHLPAHRFGNVVLMLQPARGWQLDETLSYHDPNLVPPHAYIAAYLWIRHEFGAHALIHNGKHGTLEWLPGKSAALDADCCPDALWGQLPHLYPFIVNDPGEGTQAKRRTGAVIIDHLVPPLTRAETYGPLKDLEALLDEYYAASGMDRRRLNDLRRRILDFVSDSRLDQDIGLPEGETEALIKIDNFLCDLKEAQIRDGLHVFGSSPEGGMARDLAVALARVPRGDAPGDNALIRALADDLKLGFDPLTAKLGDPWTGPVPETIHPHGAEVWGTIRTTGDMVERLEHLAADLVSGTLDCPENWPATRAVLDTVETVIEPRLAASGPAEMQAFLDALDGKFITPGPSGAPSRGRLDVLPTGRNFYSVDARAVPTPSAWELGRKSAESLVLRHLQDTGHHLRATALSVWGTANMRTGGDDIAQALALIGARPTWDPGSLRVSGYEIVPLARLGRPRVDVTLRISGFFRDAFPAQIALFDRAARAIGALDEPEDDNPIAARMRAEALGLMAQGKSEKDAALEAGARIFGSRPGTYGAGLGQLIDSGKWSGKADLADQVLRWGQYAYGATTHGTPLQERFRARLGQIDAVIHNQDNREHDLLDSDNYYQFEGGLSLAAETLSGARPAAYHNDHSRPERPIVRTLEEEIAHVMRSRVVNPKWLAGMMRHGYRGAFEIIATVDFMFAFAATTGAVKTHHFDLAFEAFVEDDTVRDFLEASNRFGYDELMAKFREARERGLWSPRSNSVFAYLEPTP from the coding sequence ATGCACCTGCTCTCCGCCCAGGCCGGTGCCATCCAGCAGGAAGGCGAGGCCATCGACCTTGCCCAGTCCCCCGGCGCCTACATCTTCGCCTCTTCGGCCGATAGCGAACTGGCCATGCTGGCCGGCGCCGTCGACCGGGCTGGGGAGACAGGCCTGCGTCTCGCTAATACGCTGCGCCTCGTCAACAATCTCTCCGTCGACATGTGGCTGGAACAGACGGTCGCCCATGCCCGGCTCGTCGTTCTCCGCCTCATCGGCGGCGCGGCCTATTTCCAGTATGGCGTCGATGAACTGACGGCCCTTTGCGCCAACAGACGCATTCCCCTCGTCCTTTTGCCCGGCGACGCCAATCCCGACCCGATCCTTCAGGCCCGTTCCACCGTCCACCCCGATGACTGGACCACGCTCCACCGCCTGTTCATATCAGGCGGCCCCGACAATGCCGACGCGATCCTGGCAGCCTTTGCCGCCCTTGCGGCACCTAACCCTCTGGGAGAGAGGTCGGCGGCGCAGCCGCCGGGTGAGGGGGCCTTGCTGCCGAACATCGAAGTCAAACCCTTCCCCCGGTTCGGCCTCTGGCACCCCAAAACCGGTATGACCAATGAGGGAGACCTGCGGGCGCTGTATCCCCCCTCATCCGGCGCTGCGCGCCACCTTCTCCCACAAGGGGAGAAGGGAGGCGCCGGTGCCGAAACGCGCGCAGTGCCCCCCTCTCCCCTCGTGGGAGAGGGTGCCCGAAGGGCGGGTGAGGGGGCCTTCAGCTCGATCACCCAATACATCCCCATCCTCTTCTACCGCGCCGCCCTTGAAGGCGCCGGCACGGCCACGCTCGAAGCGCTGATCGCCGAGCTGGAATCCCACGGCCTCGCCCCGGTACCGCTGCTGGTCTCCTCTCTCAAGGAAGCCGCCTGCGTGCGCTTCGTGCAAAACGCATTGGCGGCCTTCCCGCCGTCCGCCATCTTCAATCTCACCGCCTTCGCTTTGGGCGTGGCCGATCTCGACGACAAGGCCAACCCCTTCTCGGGCACCGATGCACCGGTGATTCAGCTGATCCAGTCCGGCCGCTCCGAATCCCAGTGGGCCGCTGACCCGCAGGGCCTGTCGTCCAAGGACATGGCCATGTATCTCGTCATGCCCGAAGTGGACGGGCGCATCGGCGGCCTCCTCGTCGGACACAAGGCCGACGCCGTGTGGCACGAGCGCACCCAGTGCCCGCTCAGCGCCTACGCACCCGATGCGGGCGGCATTCGTCGCGCCGTCGACCTCGCCTTCAACTGGTCTCGCCTCCGCGCCACCCCTCACGCCGGGCGTCGCATCGCCATGGTCCTCGCCAACTACCCCATCCGCGACGGCCGCCTTGCCAACGGTGTCGGCTACGACGCCCCGGAGAGCACCGTGCGCATGCTGATGGCTCTTGCAGAGGCGGGGTACAACCTCTCGCCTCCCTCCCCCGTGGGGGGAGGAGACGAGGGTGGGGGTCCATCAGCGGGCCACCCAATCTACCCCCGCAGCTCCGTCGACCTCATCAGCCGCTTCCAGTCCGGGCCCACCAACGCCCACCCGCAGCGCGGTACCGCCGACGCCGTCCTCCCGCTCGCGCAATACGCCGCGCTCTTTGCAACTTTGCCGGACGAAATCCGCACCGCCGTCACCGCGCGCTGGGGCGATCCGGCGACCGATCCGTTCATTCGCGAAAACGCCTTCCACCTTCCCGCGCATCGCTTCGGCAACGTCGTGCTCATGCTTCAGCCAGCCCGCGGCTGGCAGCTCGACGAGACGTTGAGTTATCACGATCCCAATTTGGTACCGCCGCACGCCTATATCGCCGCCTATCTCTGGATACGGCATGAGTTCGGCGCGCACGCGCTGATCCACAACGGCAAGCACGGTACGCTCGAATGGCTGCCGGGCAAGTCGGCGGCGCTGGATGCCGACTGCTGCCCCGATGCGCTCTGGGGCCAGCTGCCCCATCTCTATCCGTTTATCGTCAATGATCCCGGCGAAGGCACGCAGGCCAAGCGCCGCACCGGTGCCGTCATCATCGACCACCTCGTGCCGCCGCTCACCCGCGCCGAAACCTACGGCCCGCTCAAGGATCTCGAAGCGCTGCTCGACGAATATTACGCGGCCTCGGGCATGGATCGGCGGCGCCTCAACGACCTGCGTCGTCGCATTCTCGATTTCGTCAGCGACAGCCGTCTCGATCAGGACATCGGTCTGCCCGAAGGCGAAACCGAAGCCCTGATCAAGATCGACAACTTCCTGTGCGATCTCAAGGAAGCCCAGATACGCGACGGTCTGCACGTGTTCGGGTCCTCGCCAGAGGGAGGGATGGCGCGGGACCTTGCCGTCGCACTGGCCAGAGTGCCACGCGGCGATGCTCCCGGGGATAACGCGCTGATCCGTGCCCTGGCGGATGACCTCAAGCTTGGTTTTGACCCCTTAACAGCAAAGCTCGGCGACCCATGGACCGGGCCCGTGCCCGAGACCATCCATCCCCACGGCGCGGAGGTTTGGGGAACGATCCGCACCACCGGCGACATGGTCGAACGCCTCGAACACCTCGCCGCCGACCTCGTGTCCGGCACCCTTGATTGCCCGGAAAACTGGCCCGCCACCCGGGCCGTCCTCGACACCGTGGAAACTGTGATTGAACCCCGCCTCGCCGCCTCCGGCCCTGCCGAGATGCAGGCCTTCCTCGATGCGCTGGACGGCAAGTTCATCACGCCCGGCCCATCCGGCGCGCCCTCGCGCGGTCGCCTCGATGTGCTGCCCACGGGACGCAATTTCTATTCCGTCGATGCCCGCGCCGTCCCCACGCCCAGCGCCTGGGAACTGGGTCGCAAATCCGCCGAAAGCCTCGTGCTCCGCCATCTGCAGGACACTGGTCACCATCTGCGGGCAACAGCGCTCTCCGTCTGGGGCACCGCCAACATGCGCACCGGCGGCGACGACATCGCCCAGGCGCTGGCGCTGATCGGCGCCCGTCCCACCTGGGACCCCGGCTCGCTGCGCGTCTCCGGCTACGAGATCGTGCCGCTGGCCCGGCTTGGCCGTCCCCGCGTTGACGTGACCTTGCGCATTTCCGGCTTCTTCCGCGATGCTTTCCCGGCCCAGATCGCGCTGTTCGACCGCGCCGCCCGCGCCATCGGCGCGCTGGACGAGCCCGAGGACGACAACCCCATCGCCGCCCGCATGCGCGCCGAAGCCCTGGGTCTGATGGCGCAGGGCAAATCAGAAAAGGACGCCGCGCTCGAAGCCGGCGCGCGTATCTTCGGCTCGCGACCGGGCACCTACGGCGCCGGCCTCGGTCAGCTCATCGATAGCGGCAAGTGGTCGGGCAAGGCCGATCTGGCCGACCAGGTCCTGCGCTGGGGCCAATACGCCTATGGCGCCACGACCCACGGCACGCCACTGCAGGAGCGCTTCCGCGCCCGCCTCGGCCAGATCGACGCGGTGATCCACAACCAGGACAATCGCGAGCACGACCTGCTCGACAGCGACAATTACTACCAGTTCGAAGGCGGCCTCTCGCTTGCCGCCGAGACGCTCTCCGGCGCCAGACCTGCCGCCTATCACAACGACCACTCCCGTCCCGAGCGCCCCATCGTCCGCACGCTCGAAGAGGAGATTGCCCACGTCATGCGCTCGCGCGTGGTCAATCCCAAATGGCTCGCCGGGATGATGCGCCACGGCTATCGCGGCGCATTCGAAATCATCGCAACGGTGGATTTCATGTTTGCCTTCGCCGCCACCACGGGTGCGGTCAAGACCCATCATTTCGACCTCGCTTTCGAGGCCTTTGTCGAGGACGACACTGTCCGCGACTTCCTCGAAGCGTCCAATCGCTTCGGCTATGATGAACTCATGGCCAAATTCCGCGAGGCGCGCGAGAGAGGCCTCTGGTCGCCCCGCTCGAATTCCGTCTTTGCCTATCTGGAGCCGACGCCATGA
- the cobO gene encoding cob(I)yrinic acid a,c-diamide adenosyltransferase, with protein MTEAERDAYHAEKMKKKKAARDKILSTKTEEKGLLVVHTGKGKGKSTAAFGMVFRALGNGMRVGVVQFVKGVWDTGERTVLDKFPDHVTINAMGEGFTWDVADRQRDLAAARKAWDQAKALIADPDYDMVLLDELNICLRYDYLPIEEVVETLRNKPHDKHVIVTGRNAKDELIEIADLVTEMTEIKHHFRSGVKAQKGIEF; from the coding sequence ATGACCGAGGCCGAACGCGACGCGTACCACGCCGAAAAAATGAAGAAGAAGAAGGCCGCGCGCGACAAGATCCTCTCCACCAAGACCGAGGAAAAAGGCCTTCTCGTCGTCCATACCGGCAAGGGCAAGGGCAAGTCGACGGCCGCCTTCGGCATGGTTTTTCGCGCCTTGGGCAACGGCATGCGCGTGGGCGTCGTCCAGTTCGTCAAGGGCGTCTGGGACACCGGCGAGCGCACTGTGCTCGACAAGTTTCCCGATCACGTCACCATCAATGCCATGGGCGAAGGTTTCACCTGGGATGTCGCCGATCGCCAGCGCGATCTCGCTGCGGCCCGCAAGGCCTGGGATCAGGCAAAGGCGCTGATAGCAGACCCCGACTACGACATGGTGCTGCTCGACGAGCTCAACATCTGCCTGCGTTACGACTACCTGCCCATCGAGGAAGTGGTCGAAACGTTGCGCAACAAGCCGCACGACAAGCACGTCATCGTCACCGGCCGCAATGCCAAGGACGAGTTGATCGAAATCGCCGATCTCGTCACCGAAATGACCGAGATCAAGCACCACTTCCGCTCCGGCGTGAAGGCGCAGAAGGGCATCGAATTCTAG
- a CDS encoding cation diffusion facilitator family transporter, producing the protein MAITNKTVTIAATSLVVGLVVLGLKTLAWWLTGSVALYSDALESIVNVVTAVVALVAVRLAQRPADASLPYGYHKAEYFSAVIVGVMIIVAAILILREAYFGFLSPELPEAPLEGLAISAGATVINVIWAQVLIRHGRKARSPAIEADGKHLLTDVVSTVGVLVGLVLVFLTGFAQLDAILAALVAVNILWSGWGVIRDSVGGLMDVAVPPDTQKTIREVISVNAEGALEAHDIRTRQAGKMTFIDFHLVVPGAMSVDAAHTICDRIEAKLRDAVDDVQITIHVEPEEKAKHAGIVVL; encoded by the coding sequence ATGGCCATCACCAACAAGACCGTGACCATTGCAGCGACGAGCCTAGTGGTGGGGCTGGTGGTGCTTGGCCTCAAGACTCTGGCCTGGTGGCTCACCGGATCGGTAGCGCTTTATTCGGATGCGCTGGAATCGATCGTCAATGTGGTGACGGCCGTGGTCGCGCTGGTGGCGGTGCGGCTGGCGCAGCGCCCGGCCGATGCTTCCCTGCCCTATGGCTATCACAAGGCCGAATATTTCTCGGCGGTGATCGTGGGCGTGATGATCATCGTGGCCGCGATCCTGATCCTGCGCGAAGCCTATTTCGGTTTTCTCTCGCCCGAACTGCCCGAAGCGCCGCTGGAGGGCCTGGCCATCAGCGCCGGCGCGACTGTGATCAACGTCATCTGGGCGCAGGTGCTGATCCGGCACGGGCGAAAGGCGCGGTCGCCGGCCATCGAGGCTGACGGAAAGCACCTTCTGACCGATGTGGTCTCGACCGTGGGCGTGCTGGTGGGGCTGGTTCTGGTGTTCCTCACCGGCTTTGCGCAACTGGACGCGATCCTTGCGGCGCTGGTGGCGGTCAATATCCTGTGGTCGGGCTGGGGAGTGATCCGCGACAGCGTCGGCGGATTGATGGACGTGGCTGTTCCGCCGGACACCCAGAAAACCATTCGCGAGGTCATCTCCGTCAATGCGGAGGGGGCGCTGGAAGCCCATGACATCCGCACACGGCAGGCGGGCAAGATGACGTTCATCGATTTTCACCTCGTGGTGCCCGGAGCCATGAGCGTGGATGCCGCGCACACGATCTGCGATCGCATCGAGGCCAAGTTGCGCGACGCTGTCGACGACGTGCAGATCACCATCCACGTGGAGCCTGAAGAAAAAGCCAAGCACGCCGGGATCGTGGTTTTGTGA
- a CDS encoding cobalamin biosynthesis protein — MTERLQGLFGARTLSSRSGLVAGIGLRAGCSAEDIVAMLDQSLGRLSATRADLVALATLDAKARHPALLAVAKALDIALVALARDDLGGSAPNPSVTVLATLGLPSVAEASALAFGPLLLEKQRGANVTCAISRYDSVAAPFSAAIAASTLATSSAGP, encoded by the coding sequence ATGACTGAACGATTGCAGGGCCTGTTTGGCGCCCGAACCTTGTCGAGCCGCTCCGGGCTGGTGGCCGGCATCGGCTTGCGTGCCGGCTGCAGTGCCGAAGATATCGTGGCGATGCTCGATCAGAGCCTTGGCCGGCTGAGCGCCACCCGCGCCGATCTTGTCGCCCTTGCCACGCTCGATGCCAAGGCCCGCCATCCAGCCCTGCTTGCTGTCGCCAAAGCCCTCGATATTGCTCTCGTTGCCCTCGCCCGCGATGATCTTGGAGGCTCCGCGCCCAACCCGTCCGTGACCGTCCTGGCAACGCTGGGCCTGCCCTCTGTGGCCGAAGCATCGGCCCTGGCATTCGGCCCGTTGCTCCTGGAAAAGCAGCGCGGCGCAAATGTCACCTGCGCTATTTCGCGCTACGATTCTGTTGCCGCGCCGTTCAGCGCCGCGATCGCCGCGTCGACGCTCGCCACTTCCAGTGCCGGGCCGTAA
- a CDS encoding cobalt-precorrin-6A reductase gives MKILILGGTAEARQLANRLVATGHDVITSLAGRTQDPILPEGGLRMGPFGGIPGLCAYLRAAQIDRLVDATHPYAGLISINAVAAATATGIPLVRYMRPAWVPAPGQTWVHVDAVQEAAAVLPAGADVLLTTGHTGLDTFLDRDDCHIHVRVIERPDLPLPDHAELIVSRPPYTVDGEMALMRRHGITHVVSKNSGGAQTAAKLEAAQNMGVTVIMIGRPVYGPALEVASVDAAIAALNGAATES, from the coding sequence ATGAAAATCCTGATCCTGGGAGGGACAGCCGAGGCGCGGCAGCTGGCGAACCGCCTGGTGGCGACGGGTCACGACGTCATCACATCGCTGGCTGGCCGGACGCAAGACCCAATCCTGCCCGAGGGCGGTTTGCGCATGGGGCCGTTCGGGGGCATTCCGGGGCTGTGCGCCTATCTGCGCGCCGCGCAGATCGACAGGCTGGTGGACGCCACGCATCCCTATGCCGGGTTGATTTCGATCAATGCCGTGGCCGCAGCGACCGCTACAGGCATTCCGCTGGTGCGCTACATGCGCCCCGCCTGGGTGCCCGCCCCGGGGCAGACCTGGGTGCATGTCGACGCCGTGCAGGAGGCGGCTGCCGTGTTGCCGGCGGGCGCCGACGTGCTGCTGACCACCGGACATACCGGGCTCGACACGTTTCTTGACCGCGACGACTGCCACATCCATGTGCGCGTCATCGAGCGGCCGGACCTGCCGTTGCCCGACCATGCGGAGCTGATCGTCAGCCGTCCGCCCTATACGGTGGATGGCGAAATGGCGCTGATGCGGCGTCATGGCATCACGCATGTGGTGAGCAAGAATTCGGGCGGGGCGCAAACGGCGGCGAAGCTCGAGGCGGCGCAAAATATGGGCGTTACCGTGATCATGATCGGCCGGCCTGTTTACGGCCCGGCACTGGAAGTGGCGAGCGTCGACGCGGCGATCGCGGCGCTGAACGGCGCGGCAACAGAATCGTAG
- the cobA gene encoding uroporphyrinogen-III C-methyltransferase: protein MVGSHLSQLAAADFPPFAPGSVWLVGAGPGGPGLLTLLAFHALGQADVIVHDALVSPDILALAPPHIERIHAGKRGGKPSPKQADITIRLIDLARSGKRVLRLKGGDPFMFGRGGEEAGELARAGIPFRIVPGISSGLGGLSYAGLPITHRDTNQTVLFLTGHDESGAVPSGIDWPSVARAAPVVVMFMAVKHLPVIAGHLLAAGRPADDALTLVSHVANPHQSIHQITLGEALGPVDVPTPAIVILGPVARYRDQLHWYVEEARKHVFG from the coding sequence ATGGTCGGCAGCCACCTTTCCCAACTCGCCGCGGCTGATTTCCCGCCCTTCGCGCCGGGCTCCGTCTGGCTCGTGGGGGCCGGGCCGGGCGGCCCCGGCCTTCTCACCCTTTTGGCCTTTCATGCGCTCGGCCAGGCCGATGTCATTGTCCATGATGCGCTGGTGTCCCCCGATATCCTGGCGCTCGCGCCGCCCCATATCGAGCGCATCCATGCCGGCAAGCGCGGCGGCAAGCCGTCGCCCAAACAGGCCGACATCACCATTCGCCTGATCGACCTGGCCCGGTCGGGCAAGCGCGTCCTGCGTCTCAAGGGTGGCGATCCCTTCATGTTCGGGCGCGGCGGCGAAGAAGCGGGCGAACTCGCGCGGGCCGGCATTCCGTTCCGCATCGTCCCGGGCATTTCATCAGGTCTTGGCGGGCTGTCCTATGCCGGCCTGCCGATCACGCATCGCGACACCAATCAGACGGTGCTGTTCCTCACCGGTCACGACGAAAGCGGCGCCGTTCCGAGTGGCATCGATTGGCCCTCTGTGGCCCGTGCGGCTCCCGTGGTGGTCATGTTCATGGCGGTCAAGCACCTGCCGGTGATCGCTGGCCATCTGCTGGCCGCCGGCCGGCCGGCCGACGACGCCCTCACCCTTGTCTCCCACGTCGCCAATCCGCACCAGTCGATCCATCAGATCACCCTGGGTGAAGCACTCGGGCCGGTCGACGTGCCGACACCCGCCATCGTCATCCTCGGTCCTGTCGCCCGCTATCGCGACCAGCTGCACTGGTATGTCGAGGAGGCGCGCAAGCATGTCTTCGGCTAG
- a CDS encoding cobyrinate a,c-diamide synthase: MKSSSGFVVAAPRSGSGKTTVTLGLLAALRRRGLIVAPAKTGPDYIDPVFLGRAAGREAINLDPWAMAPDQVRALAAQHATGADCLVVEGVMGLFDASADGQGSTADLAAALDLPVVFVVDADRQSQSVAPLVAGFAHWRPDVTIAGLILNRVATARHERMLVSALAATGIPLLGAIPRRPELVIPERHLGLVLPGEVDGFGPFLDIAAHAVADYVDLDALLALGAPAPSAEAAPKTLPPLGQHVAIARDAAFAFLYPHLLDGWRSAGAELSFFSPLADEGPAASADAVFLPGGYPELHGPVLAAATSFHAGLRAARDRHALIYGECGGFMALGEALVDKDGVGHAMAGLLPVTTRIDRPKRVLGYRRLLHESALPWPTGLNGHEFHYSSAKQTGLPPLFEALDAEGIRQLPMGGQLGRVMGSYAHVIAAP; this comes from the coding sequence ATGAAATCCTCCTCCGGCTTCGTTGTTGCCGCGCCGCGCTCGGGCTCGGGAAAGACCACAGTCACGCTCGGACTGTTGGCTGCCCTGCGTCGCCGCGGCCTGATCGTCGCGCCCGCCAAGACCGGCCCCGATTACATCGATCCGGTATTTCTCGGGCGCGCCGCGGGGCGCGAAGCCATCAATCTCGATCCCTGGGCCATGGCGCCCGATCAGGTGCGCGCCCTGGCCGCCCAGCATGCAACCGGCGCCGATTGCCTCGTCGTCGAGGGGGTCATGGGCCTGTTCGATGCATCCGCTGACGGGCAGGGTTCCACCGCTGATCTTGCGGCCGCACTCGACCTGCCGGTCGTCTTCGTCGTCGACGCCGACCGGCAGAGCCAGTCCGTCGCGCCGCTGGTGGCCGGCTTTGCCCACTGGCGACCCGATGTCACCATTGCCGGGCTCATCCTCAACCGCGTCGCCACGGCGCGACACGAACGCATGCTTGTTTCCGCATTGGCGGCGACGGGCATTCCCTTGCTGGGCGCCATCCCGCGCCGTCCCGAACTGGTCATTCCCGAGCGTCATCTCGGTCTTGTTCTGCCCGGCGAGGTGGATGGCTTCGGCCCCTTTCTCGACATCGCCGCCCATGCCGTGGCCGACTATGTCGATCTCGACGCGCTTCTCGCTCTCGGTGCCCCGGCTCCCTCTGCCGAAGCCGCGCCGAAAACGCTGCCGCCGCTTGGCCAGCACGTCGCCATCGCCCGCGACGCCGCCTTTGCCTTCCTCTATCCACACCTGCTCGACGGCTGGCGCAGTGCCGGCGCAGAACTGAGCTTCTTTTCCCCACTGGCCGACGAAGGTCCTGCCGCATCTGCCGACGCCGTGTTCCTGCCCGGCGGTTACCCGGAACTGCATGGCCCCGTTCTCGCTGCGGCGACCAGCTTCCACGCCGGCCTTCGCGCCGCGCGCGATCGCCATGCGCTGATCTATGGCGAATGCGGAGGCTTCATGGCCCTGGGCGAGGCGCTGGTCGACAAGGATGGGGTCGGCCACGCCATGGCAGGCCTTTTGCCGGTAACGACCCGCATCGATCGCCCCAAGCGCGTCCTGGGCTACCGCCGCCTCCTGCACGAGAGCGCCTTGCCCTGGCCAACGGGCCTCAATGGCCACGAATTCCACTATTCCTCGGCAAAGCAGACCGGCCTGCCGCCCCTTTTCGAAGCCCTCGACGCCGAAGGCATCCGCCAATTGCCCATGGGTGGCCAGCTCGGCCGCGTCATGGGCTCCTATGCACACGTCATCGCGGCGCCTTAG
- a CDS encoding cobyric acid synthase, with protein MTKALMFMGTGSDVGKSLIVAGLCRALSNRGMSVAPFKPQNMSNNAAVTADGGEIGRAQALQARAARRDPVTAMNPVLLKPEGETGSQVVVRGQRRASLSARQYWADRAQLLPEVLTAFCELASDVDIVLVEGAGSASEVNLRRGDIANFGFAQAAKVPVVLIGDIHRGGVIASIVGTLDVIDPQDAALVRASLINKFFGDPALFESGKAFLETRTGLPCLGPVPHFADAARLPAEDALALDDFAAGQGAFHIAVPRLPRIANFDDLDPLRAEPGIRLTLVQPGEVMPRDADLVLLPGSKATRSDLAALRANGWDIDIVAHHRAGRRILGICGGYQMLGRTIADPDGIEGPPGTSEGLGLLDVDTVLAPTKQLRLEAATHLATGEALEGYHMHMGVTSGPDAVRPFASVGDKPEGAISANGRVAGTYLHGLFSADGFRRAFLGNAASPDLAFEAGIERVLDTLANHLETHIDIDRLLGLAAPLET; from the coding sequence ATGACCAAAGCCTTGATGTTCATGGGCACCGGCTCTGACGTCGGCAAATCCCTCATCGTGGCCGGCCTTTGCCGCGCGTTGAGCAATCGCGGCATGTCGGTCGCGCCGTTCAAGCCACAGAACATGAGCAACAACGCGGCTGTGACCGCCGATGGAGGGGAGATCGGCCGGGCCCAGGCGCTGCAGGCCCGCGCCGCCCGACGCGATCCCGTTACCGCTATGAACCCCGTCCTACTCAAGCCCGAAGGCGAAACCGGCTCGCAGGTCGTGGTCCGCGGGCAGCGTCGCGCCAGCCTTTCTGCCCGCCAATACTGGGCCGATCGCGCCCAGCTCCTCCCCGAAGTCCTGACCGCCTTCTGTGAACTCGCGTCCGATGTCGACATCGTCCTTGTCGAAGGCGCGGGCAGCGCCTCCGAGGTCAATCTGCGCCGGGGCGATATCGCCAATTTCGGCTTCGCTCAGGCTGCGAAGGTGCCGGTAGTCCTGATCGGCGACATCCATCGCGGCGGCGTCATTGCCTCCATCGTCGGCACGCTCGATGTCATCGACCCCCAGGATGCCGCCCTTGTGCGCGCAAGCCTCATCAACAAGTTCTTTGGCGATCCGGCGCTGTTCGAAAGCGGCAAGGCCTTTCTCGAAACCCGCACCGGCCTGCCGTGTCTGGGACCGGTTCCCCATTTCGCCGATGCAGCAAGGCTTCCCGCGGAGGATGCCCTGGCGCTCGATGACTTCGCCGCAGGGCAGGGTGCCTTCCACATTGCCGTGCCGCGCCTGCCGCGCATCGCCAATTTCGACGATCTCGATCCGCTGCGCGCCGAACCCGGCATCCGTCTGACCCTCGTCCAGCCCGGTGAAGTCATGCCGCGAGACGCCGATCTCGTGCTTCTGCCCGGCTCCAAGGCGACGCGGTCCGATCTCGCCGCTCTGCGGGCCAACGGCTGGGACATTGACATAGTCGCCCATCACCGCGCTGGCCGCCGCATCCTCGGCATCTGCGGCGGCTACCAGATGCTGGGTCGGACCATCGCCGATCCCGATGGTATCGAAGGTCCCCCCGGCACCAGCGAAGGCCTTGGGCTCCTCGACGTCGACACCGTTCTCGCCCCCACCAAGCAGTTGCGCCTCGAAGCCGCCACGCACCTGGCCACGGGCGAGGCGCTCGAGGGCTACCACATGCATATGGGTGTGACCTCCGGTCCCGACGCCGTGCGCCCCTTCGCAAGCGTTGGCGATAAGCCGGAAGGCGCCATCAGCGCCAATGGCCGCGTGGCTGGCACCTACCTTCACGGCCTCTTTTCGGCAGACGGTTTCCGCCGCGCCTTCCTGGGCAATGCGGCCAGCCCCGACCTCGCCTTCGAGGCCGGGATCGAGCGTGTGCTCGACACCCTTGCGAACCATCTCGAAACCCATATCGATATTGACCGCCTGCTCGGCCTCGCCGCACCGCTGGAGACCTGA